The Vespula vulgaris chromosome 2, iyVesVulg1.1, whole genome shotgun sequence genome has a segment encoding these proteins:
- the LOC127072839 gene encoding COP9 signalosome complex subunit 1: MFANIQPNVVEPMQVDVPAEDNDNAEEEPYIVENPTLDLEVYANSYTGLAKLYRLMYIADHCPMLRVEALKMAIAYVMTTYNVNLYTNLHKKLLQCTGSTGLPDIAAQSTSQDILTIDQMWLESRTKKAALKLEKFDTDLKNYKSNSIKESIRRGHDDLGDHYLDCGDLVNALKCYSRARDYCTSGKHVVNMCLNVIKVSVYLQNWSHVLSYVTKAESTPDFPDLHGKDNNQAIITKLKVAAGLAELATRQYKMAARHFLQASLDHCDCPDLLSPGNVALYGGLCALATFDRHELQKQVIFSSSFKLFLELEPQLRDIIFKFYESKYASCLKLLDEIKDNILLDIYIAPHVNVLYTQIRNRALIQYFSPYLSADMRRMATAFNRTVPELEDELMQLILDGQIQARIDSHNKILYAKDVDQRSTTFEKSIGVGKEYQRRTRMLILRAAMLKKQIHVKSPQRDNTQGGEMSVAPANSSLAQRN, from the exons atgttTGCAAATATACAACCAAACGTGGTAGAGCCTATGCAAGTTGATGTTCCGGCAGAAGATAATGACAATGCCGAAGAAGAACCatatatcgttgaaaatcCAACGTTG GATTTGGAAGTTTACGCCAACAGCTATACCGGTCTTGCCAAATTATATAGGCTTATGTATATAGCAGACCATTGCCCTATGTTAAGAGTAGAAGCATTGAAGATGGCAATTGCTTATGTGATGACTACTTATAACGTTAATCtatatacaaatttacataaaaaactTCTTCAATGTACTGGCTCTACTGGATTACCAGATATTGCGGCACAATCAACTTCCCAAGATATACTAACAATAGATCAAATGTGGCTGGAATCTCGTACTAAAAAGGCCGCTTTAAAATTAGAGAAATTTGATACAGATCtcaaaaattacaaaagtaATTCGATTAAAGAAAGTATAAGAAGAGGTCACGATGATTTAGGAGATCATTACTTAGATTGTGGTGATCTCGTCAATGCTTTAAAATGTTACTCCAGAGCACGGGATTATTGTACCAGTGGCAAGCACGTCGTTAATATGTGCTTGAATGTAATTAAGGTGTCagtttatttacaaaattggTCGCACGTGCTTAGCTATGTAACTAAGGCTGAAAGTACACCAGATTTTCCAGATCTTCATGGCAAAGACAACAATCAGgctataattacaaaattaaaggTTGCAGCTGGATTAGCAGAACTAGCTACAAGACAATACAAAATGGCTGCAAGACATTTTCTTCAGGCGTCGTTAGATCACTGCGATTGTCCAGATTTACTTTCACCTGGAAATGTAGCACTTTACGGAGGCCTTTGTGCATTGGCTACTTTTGATAGACACGAGTTACAAAAACAAGTTATATTTAGTAGTtcgttcaaattatttttagaactGGAACCACAATTaagagatattattttcaaattttatgaaTCAAAATATGCGTCTTGTTTAAAATTACTTGATGAGATAAAGGATAATATACTTctagatatttatatagcaCCACATGTAAATGTTTTATACACACAAATCCGAAATAGAGCATTGATTCAATATTTTAGTCCGTATTTAAGTGCTGATATGAGGCGAATGGCAACTGCATTTAATAGAACAGTTCCAGAATTAGAAGATGAATTGATGCAACTTATTCTTGATGGACAAATTCAAGCTCGTATTGATTCTCATAATAAg ATTTTATACGCAAAGGATGTTGATCAACGAAGTACaacgtttgaaaaatctaTTGGTGTTGGTAAAGAATATCAAAGACGTACACGTATGTTAATTTTGAGAGCCGCtatgttaaaaaaacaaattcatgTAAAG agTCCACAGCGTGATAATACGCAAGGAGGAGAAATGTCAGTGGCACCTGCAAATAGCAGTTTAGCtcaaagaaattga
- the LOC127072828 gene encoding ufm1-specific protease 2: MQPKLQVLSNIIERLKNVTTTGTGHLYGVKHNDTLTIITFNINNDSDDTFNTLSFVSFLPTNVDPCGILYIEENDENIPETFKNHEIVLKYLLNNTNAEWYYNNGELEKFSNIEIINENKFKEQFAYVRIQLGIPLIGENEKILDTLKKINEHISSGKVAFYFPSKNIYLFNNNDDDDDVENAQLKELFNVLRTNGGSVHNINAIYANALLQISKREPNDACKHAPVLHQAKYTFDSIEYTFNIDRLVLVNHGVTSLELYKALVKSICQYINIIIMFWKSNPYTCMDYVIPLEWFYFKPRILGHLLTVPYISGWDDDSTMSCLKQLHTTLALDLTRPYFRRMNSVRFFNDVQNNDVLINPHESIPSITDGKSSIVYGLYSYHHYMQNEFDDNGWGCAYRSLQTIISWYRLQGYTDIPIPSHKEMQKCLVDIGDKPFNFIGSKQWIGSTEVGFILETLLGINIKILCASNGEEVSILASDLAHHFDTQGTPIMIGGGVLAHTILGINYNESSGEVKFLILDPHYTGSEKINTVINKGWCGWKSKDFWRKDSFYNMCLPQRPICI, from the exons ATGCAGCCGAAATTACAAGTTTTATCTAACATCATAGag agattaaaaaatgtaactaCTACAGGTACAGGTCATTTATATGGAGTAAAACATAATGATactttaacaataataacgtttaatattaataacgatagtGATGATACTTTTAATACTCTGTCATTTGTAAGTTTTTTACCTACAAATGTAGATCCTTGTGGAATATTGTATAttgaagaaaatgatgaaaacaTTCCTGAAACATTCAAA aatcatGAAATAGTTTTAAAGTACTTGCTGAATAATACAAATGCGGAATGGTATTATAACAATGgtgaattagaaaaatttagtaatattgagataattaatgaaaataaatttaaagaacaATTTGCGTACGTTAGAATACAATTAGGTATACCTTTAATtggtgaaaatgaaaaaatattggatACATTGAAGAAGATAAATGAACAT ATTTCATCTGGAAAAGTAGCATTTTACTTTCCATCGAAGAATATCTacctttttaataataatgatgatgatgatgatgtggAAAATGCACAACTCAAGGAACTTTTTAATGTTCTAAGGACAAATGGTGGATCTGTACATAATATA AATGCAATATACGCGAATGCGTTATTACAAATATCTAAAAGAGAACCTAACGATGCATGTAAACATGCTCCAGTATTGCATCAAGCAAAAT ATACATTTGATAGTATAGAATATACCTTTAATATCGATAGATTAGTTTTAGTTAACCATGGTGTAACTTCtttagaattatataaagCATTAGTCAAATCTATATGTCAATACataaacattataataatgttttgGAAATCTAATCCTTATACCTGCATGGACTATGTAATCCCATTGGAATGGTTCTATTTTAAACCACGAATACTAGGACATTTATTAACAGTGCCTTATATAAGTGGATGGGACGACGATAGCACGA tgTCATGCTTAAAGCAATTACATACAACATTGGCATTAGATTTAACAAGACCTTACTTCCGGCGTATGAACAGTGTGCGGTTCTTTAACGATGTACAAAACAACGATGTGCTCATAAATCCCCACGAATCTATTCCAAGCATTACAG atGGTAAATCAAGTATTGTATATGGATTATATTCTTACCATCATTATATGCAAAATGAATTTGATGATAATGGGTGGGGATGTGCTTATAGATCTCTTCAAACTATTATATCTTGGTATAG aTTACAAGGGTATACCGATATACCAATACCATCTCACAAGGAAATGCAAAAGTGCCTAGTTGACATAGGTGACAAACCATTTAACTTCATAGGTAGTAAACAATGGATTGGATCTACCGAAGTAGGGTTTATATTAGAAACTCTTCTTggaatcaatataaaaatactatgTGCTTCGAACGGAGAGGAAGTATCGATTTTAGCTTCGGATCTTGCACATCATTTTGATACACAAGGAACACCAATTATGATTG GTGGTGGAGTATTAGCTCACACAATTTTaggaataaattataatgaatctTCTGGAGAAgtaaagtttttaattttagatCCACATTATACTGgttctgaaaaaataaatacagtaATAAACAAAGGATGGTGTGGATGGAAAAGCAAAGATTTTTGGAGAAAAGATTCATTTTATAACATGTGCCTTCCTCAAAgacctatatgtatataa
- the LOC127072858 gene encoding N-alpha-acetyltransferase 30-like isoform X1: protein MECVRVEGDTETNDTETTKSKIKDKNESCLTDVLDINTRLSLETTEISEEPHTNGISQENGLCDSFSRTTDSSNHPPQSQTMETSHLNQHEKMETLSSENSDNEIQYVSYTSELQMPDIMKLIQKDLSEPYSIYTYRYFIHNWPKLCFLAMHGDECVGAIVCKLDIHRKVIKRGYIAMLAVDVKYRKRKIGSNLVRRAIRAMVEDDADEVVLETEITNRPALRLYENLGFVRDKRLFRYYLNGVDALRLKLWFR, encoded by the exons ATGGAGTGTGTCAGAGTAGAAGGTGATACGGAAACGAACGACACCGAAACtacaaaaagcaaaattaaagataaaaatgaaagttgTCTAACAGATGTTTTAGATATTAACACTCGTCTGAGTCTGGAAACAACAGAAATTTCAGAAGAACCTCATACAAATGGTATTTCCCAAGAAAATGGTTTATGCGATTCTTTTTCTAGAACAACCGATTCATCCAATCATCCTCCACAATCTCAAACAATGGAAACTAGTCATTTAAATCAACATG aaaaaatggaaacgcTATCCTCGGAAAATAGTGATAATGAAATTCAATATGTTAGTTATACAAGTGAACTGCAAATGCCTGATATAATGAAATTGATACAAAAAGACTTAAGTGAACCATATTCTATTTACacgtatagatattttatccATAACTGGCCGAAGTTGTGCTTCCTG GCAATGCATGGTGACGAGTGTGTAGGTGCCATTGTTTGCAAGCTGGACATTCACAGAAAGGTAATAAAACGTGGATATATCGCAATGCTAGCAGTCGatgtaaaatatcgaaaacgCAAGATCGGATCGAATTTAGTGAGGAGGGCAATACGTGCAATGGTAGAGGATGATGCGGATGAAGTTGTATTGGAGACTGAAATAACAAATCGACCAGCTTTAcgattatatgaaaatttggGATTTGTGCGTGATAAacgattatttcgatattatttaaatggaGTGGATGCTTTACGATTGAAATTATGGTTTAGATGA
- the LOC127072868 gene encoding mitochondrial import inner membrane translocase subunit Tim8 translates to MSNLLDSPSFDEDIKSKKDDNELREFLTIQEETARFNAQIHEFNELCWDKCVDKPGNKLDSRTETCLNNCVDRFIDVSLLITSRFAQLLQKSGGI, encoded by the exons ATGTCAAATTTACTTGACAGTCCTTCTTTCGATGAagatattaaatcaaaaaaagatgataacgAATTACGAGAATTCTTAACGATTCAAGAAGAAACGGCACGATTTAATGCACAg atccatgaatttaatgaattatgtTGGGATAAATGTGTCGATAAACCAGGAAATAAATTGGATAGTCGAACAGAAacatgtttaaataattgtgtTGATAGATTCATCGACGTTTCATTACTTATCACTTCCCGTTTTGCTCAATTATTACAGAAATCTGGGGGAATAtag
- the LOC127072870 gene encoding small ubiquitin-related modifier 3: protein MSDEKKETKTESEHINLKVLGQDNAVVQFKIKKHTPLRKLMNAYCDRVGLAIAAVRFRFDGQPINELDTPTSLEMEEGDTIEVYQQQTGGTC from the exons ATGTCCGACGAAAAGAAG GAGACTAAAACAGAATCAGAGCATATAAACTTAAAAGTTTTAGGCCAGGATAATGCAGTAGTACAGTTTAAAATTAAGAAGCACACACCTCTTCGAAAACTAATGAATGCTTACTGTGATCGTGTA gGCTTGGCAATAGCAGCGGTAAGATTTAGATTTGATGGACAACCTATAAATGAGTTGGACACACCAACGAGTCTTGAAATGGAAGAAGGAGATACAATAGAAGTTTATCAACAACAAACAGGGGGAACGTGTTGA
- the LOC127072858 gene encoding N-alpha-acetyltransferase 30-like isoform X2 → MECVRVEDVLDINTRLSLETTEISEEPHTNGISQENGLCDSFSRTTDSSNHPPQSQTMETSHLNQHEKMETLSSENSDNEIQYVSYTSELQMPDIMKLIQKDLSEPYSIYTYRYFIHNWPKLCFLAMHGDECVGAIVCKLDIHRKVIKRGYIAMLAVDVKYRKRKIGSNLVRRAIRAMVEDDADEVVLETEITNRPALRLYENLGFVRDKRLFRYYLNGVDALRLKLWFR, encoded by the exons ATGGAGTGTGTCAGAGTAGAAG ATGTTTTAGATATTAACACTCGTCTGAGTCTGGAAACAACAGAAATTTCAGAAGAACCTCATACAAATGGTATTTCCCAAGAAAATGGTTTATGCGATTCTTTTTCTAGAACAACCGATTCATCCAATCATCCTCCACAATCTCAAACAATGGAAACTAGTCATTTAAATCAACATG aaaaaatggaaacgcTATCCTCGGAAAATAGTGATAATGAAATTCAATATGTTAGTTATACAAGTGAACTGCAAATGCCTGATATAATGAAATTGATACAAAAAGACTTAAGTGAACCATATTCTATTTACacgtatagatattttatccATAACTGGCCGAAGTTGTGCTTCCTG GCAATGCATGGTGACGAGTGTGTAGGTGCCATTGTTTGCAAGCTGGACATTCACAGAAAGGTAATAAAACGTGGATATATCGCAATGCTAGCAGTCGatgtaaaatatcgaaaacgCAAGATCGGATCGAATTTAGTGAGGAGGGCAATACGTGCAATGGTAGAGGATGATGCGGATGAAGTTGTATTGGAGACTGAAATAACAAATCGACCAGCTTTAcgattatatgaaaatttggGATTTGTGCGTGATAAacgattatttcgatattatttaaatggaGTGGATGCTTTACGATTGAAATTATGGTTTAGATGA